The Pontibacter pudoricolor genome contains a region encoding:
- the nuoK gene encoding NADH-quinone oxidoreductase subunit NuoK, producing the protein MTPAHMEAALMLAGVLFMLGLISVLIRRNIIFMLISVEIMLNAAGLAFIVAGSKWVQPDGQVMFIFILTMAAAEVSVGLALILQIYHQLKTLDSDAANLMKG; encoded by the coding sequence ATGACACCTGCACACATGGAAGCCGCTTTAATGCTGGCTGGTGTACTTTTTATGCTGGGCCTGATCAGCGTGCTTATCCGCCGCAACATCATCTTCATGCTTATTTCTGTCGAGATCATGCTAAACGCTGCCGGTCTGGCTTTTATAGTTGCCGGCTCTAAATGGGTGCAGCCCGACGGGCAGGTAATGTTCATTTTTATACTCACTATGGCCGCTGCCGAAGTATCGGTGGGGCTCGCGCTTATACTTCAGATCTATCACCAGCTCAAAACCCTGGACAGTGATGCCGCTAACTTAATGAAAGGATAA
- the nuoI gene encoding NADH-quinone oxidoreductase subunit NuoI: MWLTFLHAFHKRDTIQYPEQKAILPTRWRGRIVLSRDPDGGERCVACNLCAAACPVDCISLQSTEDEHGRRYPEFFRINFSRCIFCGYCEEACPTYAIQLIPDFEMGEYNRQNLVYEKKDLLINGQGKYHGYNYYKVAGMAIGGKDKGEAENERPPVDVKSLIP; encoded by the coding sequence ATGTGGCTCACATTTCTGCATGCGTTCCATAAGCGGGACACCATACAGTACCCCGAGCAGAAAGCTATACTTCCGACCCGTTGGCGCGGCCGCATTGTGCTATCGCGCGACCCGGATGGTGGGGAACGTTGTGTAGCCTGCAACCTGTGCGCCGCAGCCTGCCCCGTAGACTGTATCTCGCTGCAATCAACCGAAGATGAACACGGCCGCCGTTACCCGGAGTTTTTCCGGATTAACTTCTCGCGCTGCATTTTCTGTGGTTACTGCGAAGAAGCCTGCCCTACTTACGCCATCCAGCTTATACCTGATTTTGAGATGGGAGAATACAACCGCCAGAACCTGGTGTATGAGAAAAAAGACCTGCTGATAAACGGCCAGGGCAAATACCACGGCTACAACTACTATAAAGTGGCGGGCATGGCCATTGGCGGAAAAGACAAGGGCGAAGCAGAAAATGAGCGCCCTCCAGTTGATGTTAAAAGTTTAATCCCCTAA
- the nuoJ gene encoding NADH-quinone oxidoreductase subunit J: protein MELTFYIAAAVATLATILTITRYNIIHALLYLVVSFLAVAVVFFTLGAPFMAALEIIIYAGAIVVLIIFVIMMLNLTHEDVEHEKEWLTPKVWVGPAILSMVLLSELSYIIISPDTQPTEALVAVDARLVGMSLYGPYMLGVQLCGILLMAGIVGAYHLGRQKKKVVHRFLQPKEERSAAI, encoded by the coding sequence ATGGAACTGACATTTTACATAGCGGCAGCTGTTGCCACACTCGCTACCATCCTAACGATAACCCGCTACAACATCATCCACGCGTTGCTATACTTAGTGGTTTCTTTCCTGGCGGTGGCGGTAGTGTTCTTCACACTGGGCGCTCCGTTTATGGCTGCCCTTGAGATCATCATTTATGCAGGAGCTATAGTGGTACTCATCATCTTCGTGATCATGATGCTGAATCTGACGCATGAAGATGTAGAGCATGAAAAGGAATGGCTGACTCCTAAGGTTTGGGTTGGCCCAGCCATACTTTCAATGGTGCTGCTATCCGAGCTGTCCTACATCATTATATCCCCGGATACACAACCTACCGAAGCGTTGGTAGCCGTTGATGCCAGGTTAGTGGGCATGTCGTTGTACGGGCCTTACATGCTGGGCGTGCAGCTGTGCGGTATATTGTTGATGGCTGGTATAGTTGGGGCTTACCATTTAGGCCGGCAGAAGAAAAAAGTGGTGCACCGGTTTTTACAACCAAAAGAAGAAAGGAGCGCTGCCATATGA